A section of the Vidua chalybeata isolate OUT-0048 chromosome W unlocalized genomic scaffold, bVidCha1 merged haplotype SUPER_W_unloc_11, whole genome shotgun sequence genome encodes:
- the LOC128782859 gene encoding uncharacterized protein LOC128782859 — MVYLAARSTRVGERGREEKAKPPLSGTMLKCSNHCQPSTRLPQRTSLSASETPREQQAQKGKAGCYETKTRLGLHPYWQIISFLLLCPSGVSGQDNAEWLWSQAFTQYTGSMGSQPDLEGLNLTTLVMHYNQIYTKQEWKRQEGWSLQGTIGEEIKIGCRMINGTTYNKVIQISVDNHKHLKVCNHPSELDCWYNFTLRQTVDVVCLWAHNTIGLSFKFTINAMAKPFTNHSSIQVHTKNIPFNLEPKVYEISPYVIRNTGQQKLLFNPEWSLKRVELLMETNISAVQPACSPFLRSSFERWTKWLQKQVHLRGRMRRDLTGMLGTGLGVLNGIDSEILMNKLAAATNDLTKLTQPLQSSLLALGDNQWQVSKVLPRWRDIEDHDHDLLVDMLQVAQGNISLALSCIQAQLWIQSTAALIIREGSEGVFPTEVRRVVWDNATDFERDSQSWWTLVNFTYNPTTNTATAFVLTIRNAIIHTIHPIVALGISHEKSVLYPSEHRVWAWKNRGKWQTINLEPCIAWEQQGFICENNLISAQDVCLDTDQGICHFEIRPDPNPRTVLVYIGNGCVCLRTLCDVIEIDKNKVSLFTRNHSNFCICNFIKVTGCNFNYSAPVVSHQLIKSNYTTYNKLPPTPIGMNLTLVKQLMKHQDLIKIIEEIHKKGQKTLVTVHHDITEINRVLQRVKKDASHNWWDALFGWSPTATGIMNTLSHPIIVLLILVAISLIMSILTLIWNWRMLQRVATLTSLFRTHGILLKENCPEVEDTLLLAYEAAKRFDEQNGKRENGGL; from the coding sequence atggtttacctcgcggctcgaagcacccgagtcggcgagcgaggcagagaggaaaaggccaagccccctctaagtggaacaatgctAAAATGCTCCAACCATTGCCAGCCGAGTACTAGGCtccctcaaaggaccagtctaagtgcctccgaaacaccaagggagcagcaagcccaAAAGGGGAAAGCAGGATGTTAcgaaacaaaaacaaggctaggactccacccttattggcAAATTATTAGCTTTCTATTGCTCTGTCCTAGTGGTGTTTCTGGTCAAGACAATGCTGAATGGCTGTGGTCCCAAGCCTTTACCCAATACACTGGATCTATGGGAAGCCAGCCTGATTTAGAAGGTTTAAATTTAACAACTCTAGTCATGCACTATAACCAGATATATACTAAGCAGGAGTGGAAAAGACAAGAGGGGTGGTCACTTCAAGGAACCATAGGAGAGGAAATTAAGATAGGGTGTCGAATGATTAACGGGACTACCTACAATAAAGTTATCCAAATCAGTGTAGATAATCACAAGCATTTGAAGGTCTGCAATCATCCAAGTGAATTAGACTGTTGGTATAACTTCACATTAAGACAAACTGTTGATGTGGTTTGCCTCTGGGCCCACAACACCATTGGGTTGTCTTTCAAATTTACAATAAACGCCATGGCCAAGCCTTTTACAAACCACTCCAGCATTCAAGTACACACCAAAAATATACCATTCAATCTTGAACCCAAGGTTTATGAAATCAGCCCATATGTTATAAGAAATACGGGTCAACAAAAACTGCTCTTTAACCCAGAATGGTCCCTTAAACGTGTTGAACTGTTAATGGAAACTAATATCTCGGCAGTTCAGCcagcctgctctcccttcctAAGGTCATCCTTTGAAAGATGGACAAAGTGGCTACAAAAACAAGTACATCTCCGAGGTAGAATGCGAAGGGATTTAACCGGGATGTTAGGAACCGGATTGGGGGTTTTGAATGGGATTGACTCTGAGATATTAATGAACAAATTAGCTGCAGCAACTAACGATCTGACAAAATTAACGCAGCCTTTACAGTCTTCTCTATTGGCACTAGGAGATAATCAGTGGCAAGTCTCAAAGGTACTGCCAAGATGGAGAGATATTGAGGATCACGACCATGACTTATTGGTAGACATGTTACAAGTGGCACAAGGGAACATATCTTTAGCCCTTAGTTGTATACAAGCACAACTATGGATACAATCAACAGCAGCTTTAATCATAAGAGAAGGAAGTGAGGGGGTGTTTCCAACTGAAGTACGAAGGGTTGTCTGGGACAATGCCACAGACTTTGAGAGGGATTCCCAATCTTGGTGGACCTTGGTAAATTTTACCTATAATCCCACCACTAACACTGCTACTGCCTTTGTGCTCACTATACGGAATGCCATAATTCACACTATACACCCTATTGTTGCCTTAGGAATAAGTCATGAAAAGTCAGTATTATACCCCTCAGAACATAGGGTATGGGCCTGGAAAAACCGAGGGAAATGGCAAACCATTAACCTAGAGCCTTGCATTGCTTGGGAACAGCAGGGATTTATCTGTGAGAATAATTTGATTAGCGCTCAAGACGTATGCCTTGACACTGACCAAGGCATTTGCCACTTTGAAATCCGCCCAGACCCCAACCCACGAACTGTATTAGTGTATATAGGTAATGGCTGTGTGTGTTTAAGGACTCTGTGTGATGTTATAGAAATTGATAAGAACAAGGTCTCCTTGTTTACTAGAAATCATTccaatttctgtatttgcaacTTTATCAAAGTTACTGGGTGCAACTTTAACTACTCAGCACCAGTTGTATCCCAccaattaataaaatcaaactaCACAACATACAACAAATTACCACCCACACCCATTGGAATGAATTTAACCCTGGTTAAACAATTAATGAAACACCAAGATCTAATCAAAATTATAGAAGAAATTCACAAGAAAGGGCAGAAAACTCTCGTAACTGTCCATCATGatataactgaaataaacagagTCCTGCAAAGAGTAAAAAAGGATGCAAGTCATAACTGGTGGGATGCACTATTCGGATGGTCACCAACTGCAACTGGGATCATGAACACTTTAAGTCACCCCATTATAGTTTTACTAATTCTAGTCGCTATAAGTTTAATAATGTCCATTTTAACACTCATATGGAATTGGAGAATGTTGCAACGCGTGGCTACTTTGACTTCGCTCTTTAGAACTCATGGAATcctgctgaaagaaaactgtCCTGAAGTAGAAGACACTTTACTCCTAGCATACGAAGCAGCAAAGcgatttgatgaacaaaatggtaaaagagaaaatgggggattgtga